From the genome of Colletotrichum higginsianum IMI 349063 chromosome 4, whole genome shotgun sequence, one region includes:
- a CDS encoding Flavocytochrome c: MAPRVIVVGGGLSGLSAAHTIYLAGGNVVVLDKQGFFGGNSTKATSGINGALTRTQVDTGIADSVKQFYDDTLKSARDKARPDLIKVLTYKSAAAVEWLQDVFNLDLTLVSRLGGHSQPRTHRGHDAKFPGMAITYALMQRLEELAETEPGRVEIIKKARVTGLNKDGNTVTGVTYEFNGEEQTVDGPVILATGGYAADFGETSLLKKHRPDTYGLATTNGTHATGDGQKMVMAIGGNGIDMDKVQVHPTGLVDPKDPGSKWKFLAAEALRGEGGLLLNADGDRFCDELGHRDYVSGMMWKEKDKNKFPIRLVLNSKASKVLDFHTRHYSGRGLMKKMTGAELAKEIGCKPDHLQKTFTTYNAIADGKQKDPWGKKFFHNLPLDINDDFHVALMEPVLHFTMGGIEINDKAQVLNSEQKPFDGLFACGELAGGVHGANRLGGSSLLGCVVYGRVAGDTASNYLFQQALSGAGGATSRLGQISLHLDPAQPGRVTIDWNNAGGAGGQGIPAHQTTSAAGPTPEKDGQKASKPNNPKEFTIPEKEFTMEEVAKHNTKEDLWVVVKGVVMDLSNWLEEHPGGPQAIMNFMGRDATEEFEMLHDDEVIPKYAPQQVIGRVKGQTPSLEL, from the exons ATGGCACCCAGAGTTATCGTcgttggtggtggtc TGTCCGGCTTGAGTGCCGCGCACACCATCTACCTCGCCGGAGGCAAtgttgtcgtcctcgacaagcaGG GCTTCTTCGGTGGCAACTCCACAAAGGCCACCTCTGGTATCAACGGTGCCTTGACCCGGACACAGGTCGACACCGGTATCGCCGACAGCGTCAAGCAGTTCTACGATGACACCCTGAAGTCTGCCCGTGACAAGGCCCGCCCCGACCTGATCAAGGTCCTTACCTACAAGtccgctgccgctgtcgaGTGGCTTCAGGATGTTTTCAACCTTGATCTCACCCTCGTCTCACGGTTAGG AGGTCACTCCCAGCCCCGTACTCACCGTGGCCACGATGCTAAGTTCCCCGGTATGGCCATCACCTACGCTCTCATGCAGAGACTtgaggagctcgccgagacCGAGCCCGGCCGTgtcgagatcatcaagaAGGCCCGTGTTACCGGCCTGAACAAGGACGGCAACACCGTCACCGGCGTCACATATGAGTTCAACGGAGAGGAGCAGACGGTCGATGGAcccgtcatcctcgccacTGGTGGCTACGCAGCCGACTTTGGCGAGACGTCTCTGCTCAAGAAGCACCGCCCCGATACCTATGGCCTCGCCACCACCAACGGCACTCACGCCACGGGTGACGGCCAGAAGATGGTCATGGCCATCGGAGGTAACGGTATCGACATGGACAAGGTCCAGGTCCACCCTACCGGTCTGGTCGACCCTAAGGACCCTGGCTCCAAGTGGAAGTTCTTGGCTGCCGAGGCCCTCCGAGGTGAGGGTGGTCTCCTGCTCAACGCCGATGGCGACCGTTTCTGCGACGAACTTGGTCACCGTGACTACGTGTCTGGCATGATGTGGAaagagaaggacaagaacaaGTTCCCTATCAGACTTGTCCTCAACTCAAAGGCCTCCAAGGTCCTCGACTTCCACACTCGCCACTACTCCGGCCGTGGcctgatgaagaagatgaccggcgccgagctggccaaggagatCGGCTGCAAGCCCGACCACCTCCAAAAGACTTTCACCACCTACAACGCCATTGCTGATGGCAAGCAGAAGGACCCTTGGGGCAAGAAGTTCTTCCACAACCTGCCTCTGGACATCAATGACGACTTCCACGTCGCGCTGATGGAGCCTGTGCTTCACTTCACTATGGGCGGCATCGAGATTAACGACAAGGCCCAGGTTCTCAACAGCGAGCAGAAGCCCTTTGACGGCCTATTTGCTTGCGGTGAGCTTGCCGGTGGTGTCCACGGTGCCAACCGTCTCGGTGGTTCTTCCCTGCTTGGCTGCGTCGTCTACGGCCGCGTTGCCGGTGACACCGCTAGCAATTACCTATTCCAGCAGGCCCTCAGCGGCGCCGGAGGCGCTACATCGCGTCTGGGCCAAATTTCCCTGCACCTTGACCCCGCCCAGCCTGGCCGTGTCACGATTGACTGGAACAACGctggcggtgccggtggTCAGGGTATCCCTGCCCACCAGACCACGTCGGCCGCTGGCCCTACGCCCGAGAAGGACGGCCAGAAGGCGTCGAAGCCCAATAACCCCAAGGAGTTCACGATCCCCGAGAAGGAGTTCACTATGGAGGAGGTCGCCAAGCACAACACTAAAGAGGACCTGTGGGTCGTCGTTAAGGGTGTTGTGATGGACCTGTCCAACTGGCTCGAGGAGCACCCTGGTGGCCCCCAGGCCATTATGAACTTCATGGGCCGTGATGCGACCGAGGAGTTTGAGATGCtgcacgacgacgaggtcatccCCAAGTACGCACCACAGCAAGTGATTGGCCGTGTCAAGGGCCAGACGCCAAGTCTGGAGCTCTAG
- a CDS encoding Glucose transporter rco-3 → MAIAMGWQKPDNVAGSSAPAIMVGLFVASGGLLFGYDTGTINGILSMTAFRRDFTTGYTENGLPAISPAESSIIVAILSAGTILGALLAAPIGDSWGRRISLILSVGVFSFGGIFQVCAHDIPMLLVGRFFAGVGVGSISVLVPVYQSEMAPKWIRGTLVCAYQLSITIGLLSASFVNILTEKLQTAAAYRVPLGLQLVWAVVLAIGLLVLPETPRFLVKQGKPEAAGLSLSRLRRLDITHPALLEELQEIIANHEYELTLGPDSYKEIFYGSPHLGRRTLTGCCLQMLQQLTGINFIMYYSTSFFDGAKVENPYLKALIINIINVVSTIPGLLVIESWGRRKLLMVGAMGMAVCQLLIASFTTAAGENLQQAAQTILIVFCAVNIFFFAASWGPVCWVITSEIYPLKVRAKANSISTASNWLLNFGIAYGTPFMVGQGTGSADIGPKIFFLWGAFCILAVLFVWCMVFETSKISLEQIDEMYERVDYAWNSTRFEPSWSFQQILDEGWSPSAQPPLEHELQQTQTNSTTQTTQTSHTNSNSATSTNTGATGNSTSAEAKMLSQMGNVDFSY, encoded by the exons ATGGCGATAGCCATGGGCTGGCAGAAGCCCGACAATGTCGCCGGCTCGTCGGCCCCGGCCATCATGGTCGGCCTGTTTGTCGCCTCGGGCGGATTGCTCTTTGGCTACGACACTGG AACCATCAACGGCATTCTCTCCATGACGGCATTCCGACGAGACTTCACGACTGGCTACACCGAAAACGGCTTGCCCGCCATTTCACCCGCCGAATCCTCCATCATTGTCGCGATCCTGAGTGCTGGCaccatcctcggcgccctcttGGCTGCACCTATCGGCGATAGCTGGGGTCGTCGTATCTCGCTCATCCTGtccgtcggcgtcttcagCTTTGGCGGCATTTTCCAAGTCTGTGCGCATGATATTCCAATGCTTCTGGTCGGAAG GTTTTTTGCTGGTGTCGGAGTCGGATCCATCTCGGTGCTCGTGCCCGTCTATCAGTCGGAAATGGCTCCGAAATGGATTCGAGGTACCCTCGTATGCGCCTACCAGCTTTCCATCACTATAGGCCTTTTGTCTGCGTCCTTTGTCAACATCTTGACCGAAAAGCTGCAAACGGCCGCTGCGTACCGGGTGCCCCTCGGCCTTCAACTAGTGTGGGCCGTTGTTCTCGCCatcggccttctcgtccttccCGAAACACCACGCTTTCTCGTCAAACAGGGCAAACCAGAGGCGGCAGGTCTTTCGCTCAGTCGCCTCCGGCGTCTCGACATCACGCACCCCGCTCTGCTTGAGGAGCTTCAGGAAATCATCGCAAACCACGAGTATGAACTTACACTTGGCCCGGACTCGTACAAGGAAATCTTTTATGGGTCGCCTCACCTGGGCCGACGAACCCTCACCGGATGCTGCCTGCAGATGCTGCAGCAACTCACGGGTATCAACTTCATCATGTACTACAGCACGTCCTTCTTCGACGGAGCCAAGGTAGAGAATCCATACCTGAAGGCtctcatcatcaacatcatcaaTGTCGTGTCGACTATCCCGGGTCTCCTTGTCATCGAGTCTTGGGGTCGACGCAAACTTCTCATGGTCGGCGCCATGGGTATGGCGGTCTGTCAGCTGCTCATTGCCTCCTTTACCACGGCAGCCGGAGAAAACCTGCAACAGGCTGCCCAGACGATCCTCATCGTTTTCTGCGCCGTCAACATCTTTTTCTTCGCTGCATCATGGGGACCCGTTTGCTGGGTCATTACCTCCGAGATCTACCCCCTGAAGGTCCGTGCCAAGGCCAACTCCATATCGACCGCCTCAAACTGGCTGCTCAACTTCGGCATCGCATACGGCACGCCTTTCATGGTTGGACAGGGAACCGGATCGGCCGATATTGGCCCTAAGATCTTCTTTCTTTGGGGCGCCTTCTGCATATTGGCTGTCCTATTTGTGTGGTGCATGGTCTTCGAGACCAGCAAGATTAGCTTGGAGCAGATTGATGAAATGTACGAGCGTGTCGACTATGCCTGGAACAGCACTAGGTTTGAACCCAGTTGGAGCTTTCAACAAATTCTGGATGAAGGATGGTCACCAAGCGCCCAGCCCCCTCTGGAACACGAACTGCAGCAGACGCAGACGAATTCGACCACCCAGACCACTCAAACATCACATACAAACTCGAATTCAGCAACTTCGACAAACACGGGCGCCACCGGAAACTCTACCTCCGCAGAGGCGAAGATGTTGTCCCAAATGGGCAACGTGGACTTCAGCTATTGA
- a CDS encoding IBR domain-containing protein, producing the protein MEHFQRLDENIANIVIGHGFLNLDALQFATDEEVENAATLALQMAGPDVQLAIAIQQSGIPGGRRPPPNLDEIPGDPIPRQCITWEERNRLLADSRPNSAATSESDEANENNEQNCIVCSGGRQPKSRLPCGCWMCPPCLRACIRVGLRAGGWPPRCCEPLHQDQIESADRERPGLLSLYRQIREENETEGDDRVPVRERGEIYRQGQDPDEFPAVARLEHLGQPIPQVQPVPMPIPPPQPQLQPQAELFHPQAADGLWQPLPLARDEALETQSQSLPPQTSRGRARVAYLRDSTRRPPLQPPPPHVVGGRGHEQPGGAPAVWLLQVAGRSHLLPVSDVRDGDMQQTQ; encoded by the exons ATGGAACACTTTCAACGGCTCGATGAGAACATTGCAAATATTGTAATCGGCCATGGGTTCTTGAACCTAGATGCCCTGCAGTTTGCCACCGACGAGGAAGTCGAGAATGCGGCAACATTGGCGCTACAGATGGCCGGCCCCGATGTGCAACTAGCCATCGCCATTCAGCAGAGCGGCATTCCGGGcggacgccgcccgccccccaATCTGGACGAAATCCCCGGTGACCCAATCCCGAGACAGTGCATCACCTGGGAGGAACGTAACCGCCTCCTGGCAGACAGCAGACCCAACAGCGCAGCGACCTCGGAGTCAGATGAAGCCAACGAGAACAACGAACAGAATTGCATCGTCTGCAGTGGAGGACGGCAGCCCAAGAGCCGGCTGCCGTGCGGCTGCTGGATGTGTCCACCCTGTCTACGGGCCTGTATTCGCGTGGGTTTGAGGGCAGGGggatggcctcctcggtGCTGCGAGCCGTTGCACCAAGACCAAATCGAAAGCGCGGATCGAGAACGACCCGGCCTGCTAAGCCTATATCGGCAGATTAGGGAGGAGAACGAGACG GAAGGAGACGACCGCGTCCCGGTACGCGAACGGGGCGAGATATACCGTCAGGGGCAAGACCCGGACGAGTTTCCCGCGGTTGCCCGGTTGGAGCATTTGGGACAGCCCATACCCCAGGTGCAGCCTGTGCCTATGCCTATACCTCCACCGCAACCGCAATTGCAGCCGCAGGCTGAGTTGTTCCACCCACAAGCAGCGGATGGTTTGTGGCAACCTTTACCTCTAG CCCGAGATGAGGCGTTGGAGACGCAGTCGCAGAGCCTACCGCCGCAGACCTCAAGagggcgcgcgcgcgtggCCTACCTTCGAGATTCAACCCGACGACCCCCTTTGCAACCACCACCTCCCCATGTCGTGGGTGGCCGAGGACATGAACAACCGGGCGGAGCCCCCGCAGTGTGGCTTCTGCAGGTCGCGGGACGAAGCCATTTACTTCCGGTGTCGGACGTGCGGGATGGTGACATGCAGCAGACACAGTAG
- a CDS encoding Gpi-c transferase subunit p: MSLSSDDEDQVLSDNQSISAESSDGEELPPRPLHHNYFAPPFYGRPPTPLPPSPSLTSLLRPSRPTTPDASDDDFEPVPRASPQVPTYEYYGFVLYLFSTLTFLVYLLWSYLPSPFLHALGIYYYPNRWWSLAIPAFLTMLGVYIYIALAAYNTEILTLPLNSIETVVDDASKVGVIDSKGRLRDGPKRRSRDKRDNRLPMGGYNWKNIWNEGTDAVMDIPLAGACEVLYGEGRAFESEDEYIVT, from the coding sequence ATGTCACTCTCCTCAGACGACGAAGACCAAGTGCTTTCCGACAATCAGTCCATTTCGGCCGAGTCTAgcgacggcgaagagctGCCCCCGCGACCTCTACATCACAACTACTTCGCCCCCCCTTTCTACGGTCGCCCACCGACCCCTCtaccgccctcgccgtcacTGACCTCGCTGCTTCGCCCTTCGAGACCAACGACCCCTGACGCTTCAGATGATGATTTCGAGCCCGTTCCCCGTGCATCGCCGCAGGTCCCGACCTACGAGTACTACGGCTTCGTGCTGTACCTCTTCTCAACCCTGACTTTTCTCGTCTACCTATTGTGGTCCTACCTCCCGTCGCCGTTCCTGCACGCGCTGGGCATCTACTACTACCCGAACCGGTGGTGGTCCCTTGCGATCCCGGCCTTCCTTACGATGCTGGGTGTGTACATCTACATTGCGCTCGCGGCGTACAATACCGAAATCTTGACGCTGCCGCTAAATTCCATCGAGactgtcgtcgacgacgcctccAAGGTCGGGGTGATTGATAGCAAAGGGCGATTGAGGGACGGGCCGAAGAGGAGGTCGAGAGACAAGAGGGACAACCGGTTGCCAATGGGAGGGTACAATTGGAAGAATATCTGGAACGAAGGGACAGACGCTGTGATGGATATCCCGTTGGCCGGCGCCTGCGAAGTGCTGTACGGAGAAGGGCGGGCTTTCGAGTCAGAAGACGAGTATATTGTGACATGA